A region from the Triplophysa rosa linkage group LG4, Trosa_1v2, whole genome shotgun sequence genome encodes:
- the LOC130552907 gene encoding zinc finger protein 501-like has translation MLRMTSQMCCKSVGTDLSMLDIDDFITEICQLKKEVALLEEKLRTRGDELNTEKSRHTQDSELSLTLLCYTDTNPTDAQDTVCDSNHTLNQDESTDQTSTESLDSVCNAGEQQILNTRPLNMCSVTLMDCRKLMEMRRQTPAEEEDHTDEDENHDDDDDFIPSDESGDSCCDGETASTSKQRLTAQTLSCITCGKTFSSQRRLETHERKHTEQKLFTCTRCDISFPTLQEKKLHSQEHRDQKHFHCQQCGRACVSSSSLKIHMRTHTGEKPFHCSQCDKYFSSKGNLVTHQRIHTGEKPYECPHCDKRFSYGSYIKRHLRLHTSERPYQCSECGKTFRQLSGLKSHQTTHSEEKLYQCSHCDKRFSHKSNLTTHERVHTGEKPYLCSHCGKSFSNPSSFIFHKRIHTGEKPYHCSVCGKSFNRQNNFTKHQRIHTGERLYKCSQCDKTFARPDVLKTHKRVHTGEKPYHCSICGERFTYLGSFNSHQKKHAEEQTALESS, from the exons atgttgaggatgacgtcacagatgtgctgtaaatcagtgggaactgatctgtccatgctggatattgatgatttcatcacagaaatctgtcagctgaagaaagaggtggcgttactggaggaaaagctgaggacaagaggagatgaactcaacactgag AAGTCCAGACACACACAGGACTCGGAGCTCAGCCTCACTTTACTCTGTTATACTGACACAAACCCCACAGACGctcaggacactgtgtgtgacagtaatcacaccttgaatcaggatgaatctactgatcaaacctccacagagtctctggattctgtctgtaacgctggagaacagcagatcctgaacaccagaccactcaacatgtgttctgtcacacTGATGGACTGCAGGAAACTGATGGAGATGAGAAGACAAACACCAGCAGAAGAAGAAGATCAcactgatgaagatgagaatcacgatgatgatgatgatttcaTCCCTTCAG atgagagcggtgattcatgttgtgatggagaaacggcctctacatcaaaacagcgactgacagcacaaactctttcctgcatcacctgtggaaagacattcagttcacagagacgtttagagacacatgagagaaaacacacagaacagaaactcttcacctgcaccagatgtgacatcagctttcctaccttacaagagaagaaacttcattcacaagagcacagagaccagaaacactttcactgtcAGCAGTGTGGGAGAGCTTGTGTCTCGTCTTCTAGTCTGAAGATTCACATGAGgacacacactggagaaaaacctttccactgcagtcaatgtgacaaatatttcaGCTCCAAAGGAAATCTTGTTActcatcagagaattcacacgGGAGAAAAACCGTACGAGTGTCCTCACTGTGACAAGAGATTCAGTTACGGATCCTATATAAAGAGACACCTGCGTTTACACACCAGTGAGAGACCGTATCagtgcagtgaatgtggaaaaacCTTTAGACAGTTATCTGGTCTAAAGTCGCACCAAACAACTCACTCTGAGGAGAAACtctatcagtgttcacactgtgacAAACGTTTCAGTCATAAATCTAATCTGACAACTcatgagagagttcacactggagagaaaccttacctCTGCTCTCACTGTGGAAAGAGCTTTTCTAACCCAagttcttttatttttcataaaagaattcacactggagaaaaaccttatcactgcagtgtttgtgggaagagttttAATCGTCAGAACAATTTTACAAAACACCAGAGAATTCACACAGGTGAAAGACTCTAtaaatgttctcagtgtgacaagacgTTTGCTCGACCAGATGTCCTAAAAACCCAcaagagagttcacactggagagaaaccttatcacTGCTCCATCTGTGGAGAGAGATTCACTTATTTAGGAAGTTTTAATTCTCATCAGAAGAAACATGCTGAAGAACAAACTGCACTGGAATCATCATAG
- the LOC130552891 gene encoding zinc finger protein 883-like isoform X2, which produces MLTMTSQMCCKSVGTDLSMLEIDDFITEICQLKKEVALLEEKLRTRGDELNTEIVVKVESNPTDAQDTVCDSNHTLNQDESTDQTSTESLDSVCNAGEQQILNTRPLNMCSVTLVDCRKLMEMETQTTVKEEQTDEDENHDDFVPSVKPECVENLEIKTEPRSDEEQSNEDDDDFILSDESGDSCCDGETASTSKQRLTAQTLSCITCGKTFSSQRRLETHERKHTEQKLFTCTRCDISFPTLQEKKLHSQEHRDQKHFHCQQCGKVCVSSSSLNAHMRTHTGEKPFHCSECGKYFRTKGNLVTHQRIHTGEKPYEKKHFNCEKCGKSFFTTSSNINAHMRTHTGEKPFHCSQCDKYFRTKGNLVAHQRIHTGEKPHACPHCDKRFYHSSDVKIHMRSHTDERPYECSECGKAFRDSGSLKSHQTTHSEEKLYQCSHCDKRFRHKSYLITHERTHTGEKPYVCSQCGKSFSYSQHFREHQRIHTGEKPYQCSVCGKSFNRKNILKKHKRTHTGERPYKCFQCDKTFTRSDVLKTHQRIHTGERPYACPHCDKRFKDKAHLRKHVRVHTDERPYQCSECGKTFRQSHGLKSHQTTHSEEKLYQCSHCDKRFRQKAHLVTHERNHTGPSGHLDVKRREIDIKNFTSI; this is translated from the exons atgttgacgatgacgtcacagatgtgctgtaaatcagtgggaactgatctgtccatgctggaaattgatgatttcatcacagaaatctgtcagctgaagaaagaggtggcgttactggaggaaaagctgaggacaagaggagatgaactcaacactgag attGTGGTAAAGGTCGAGTCAAACCCCACAGACGctcaggacactgtgtgtgacagtaatcacaccttgaatcaggatgaatctactgatcaaacctccacagagtctctggattctgtctgtaacgctggagaacagcagatcctgaacaccagaccactcaacatgtgttctgtcacacTGGTGGACTGCAGGAAACTCATGGAGATGGAAACACAGACCACAGTGAAGGAAGAACagactgatgaagatgagaatcaTGATGATTTTGTTCCTTCAGTCAAACCGGAGTGTGTCGAGAACCtggagataaaaacagaacccAGATCAGATGAAGAACAGTctaatgaagatgatgatgattttaTTCTTTCAG atgagagcggtgattcatgttgtgatggagaaacggcctctacatcaaaacagcgactgacagcacaaactctttcctgcatcacctgtggaaagacattcagttcacagagacgtttagagacacatgagagaaaacacacagaacagaaactcttcacctgcaccagatgtgacatcagctttcctaccttacaagagaagaaacttcattcacaagagcacagagaccagaaacactttcactgtcAGCAGTGTGGGAAGGTTTGTGTCTCGTCTTCTAGTCTGAACGCTCACATGAGgacacacactggagaaaaacctttccaCTGCAGTGAATGTGGCAAATATTTCAGAACCAAAGGAAATCTTGTTActcatcagagaattcacacgGGAGAAAAACCGTACGAGAAGAAACACTTTAACTGTGAGAAGTGTGGGAAGAGTTTTTTTACAACTTCTTCTAATATAAACGCTCACATGAGgacacacactggagaaaaacctttccactgcagtcaatgtgacaaatatttcaGAACCAAAGGAAATCTTGTTGctcatcagagaattcacacgGGAGAAAAACCGCACGCGTGTCCTCACTGTGACAAGAGATTTTACCATTCATCTGATGTTAAGATACACATGCGTTCACACACCGATGAGAGACCGTATGagtgcagtgaatgtggaaaaGCCTTTAGGGATTCAGGTTCTTTAAAGTCGCACCAAACAACTCACTCTGAGGAGAAACtctatcagtgttcacactgtgataaacGCTTCCGTCATAAATCTTATCTGATAACTCATgagagaactcacactggagagaaaccttacgtctgctctcagtgtggaaagagcttctcttattcacaacatttcagagaacatcagagaattcacactggagagaaaccttatcagtgcagtgtttgtggaaagagttttaatcgtaagaacattttaaagaaacacaAGAGAACTCATACAGGAGAAAGACCTTACAAATGCTTTCAGTGTGACAAGACGTTTACTCGATCAGATGTCTTGAAAActcatcagagaattcacacgGGGGAAAGACCGTACGCGTGTCCTCACTGTGACAAGAGATTCAAAGACAAAGCTCATCTGAGGAAACACGTGCGTGTACACACCGATGAGAGACCGTATCagtgcagtgaatgtggaaaaacCTTTAGACAGTCACATGGTCTAAAGTCACATCAAACAACTCACTCTGAGGAGAAACtctatcagtgttcacactgtgataaacGCTTCCGTCAGAAAGCTCATCTGGTGACTCATGAGAGAAATCACACTGGACCCAGCGGGCACCTTGATGTCAAAAGACGTGAAATTGACATCAAAAACTTCACGTCCATTTGA
- the LOC130552891 gene encoding zinc finger protein 883-like isoform X1, protein MLTMTSQMCCKSVGTDLSMLEIDDFITEICQLKKEVALLEEKLRTRGDELNTEIVVKVESNPTDAQDTVCDSNHTLNQDESTDQTSTESLDSVCNAGEQQILNTRPLNMCSVTLVDCRKLMEMETQTTVKEEQTDEDENHDDFVPSVKPECVENLEIKTEPRSDEEQSNEDDDDFILSGRPADEGGEAPQSEGPSSSDESGDSCCDGETASTSKQRLTAQTLSCITCGKTFSSQRRLETHERKHTEQKLFTCTRCDISFPTLQEKKLHSQEHRDQKHFHCQQCGKVCVSSSSLNAHMRTHTGEKPFHCSECGKYFRTKGNLVTHQRIHTGEKPYEKKHFNCEKCGKSFFTTSSNINAHMRTHTGEKPFHCSQCDKYFRTKGNLVAHQRIHTGEKPHACPHCDKRFYHSSDVKIHMRSHTDERPYECSECGKAFRDSGSLKSHQTTHSEEKLYQCSHCDKRFRHKSYLITHERTHTGEKPYVCSQCGKSFSYSQHFREHQRIHTGEKPYQCSVCGKSFNRKNILKKHKRTHTGERPYKCFQCDKTFTRSDVLKTHQRIHTGERPYACPHCDKRFKDKAHLRKHVRVHTDERPYQCSECGKTFRQSHGLKSHQTTHSEEKLYQCSHCDKRFRQKAHLVTHERNHTGPSGHLDVKRREIDIKNFTSI, encoded by the exons atgttgacgatgacgtcacagatgtgctgtaaatcagtgggaactgatctgtccatgctggaaattgatgatttcatcacagaaatctgtcagctgaagaaagaggtggcgttactggaggaaaagctgaggacaagaggagatgaactcaacactgag attGTGGTAAAGGTCGAGTCAAACCCCACAGACGctcaggacactgtgtgtgacagtaatcacaccttgaatcaggatgaatctactgatcaaacctccacagagtctctggattctgtctgtaacgctggagaacagcagatcctgaacaccagaccactcaacatgtgttctgtcacacTGGTGGACTGCAGGAAACTCATGGAGATGGAAACACAGACCACAGTGAAGGAAGAACagactgatgaagatgagaatcaTGATGATTTTGTTCCTTCAGTCAAACCGGAGTGTGTCGAGAACCtggagataaaaacagaacccAGATCAGATGAAGAACAGTctaatgaagatgatgatgattttaTTCTTTCAG ggaggccagcggaCGAGGGAGGAGAAGCGCCGCAGTCAGAGGGGCCATCGTCCTCAG atgagagcggtgattcatgttgtgatggagaaacggcctctacatcaaaacagcgactgacagcacaaactctttcctgcatcacctgtggaaagacattcagttcacagagacgtttagagacacatgagagaaaacacacagaacagaaactcttcacctgcaccagatgtgacatcagctttcctaccttacaagagaagaaacttcattcacaagagcacagagaccagaaacactttcactgtcAGCAGTGTGGGAAGGTTTGTGTCTCGTCTTCTAGTCTGAACGCTCACATGAGgacacacactggagaaaaacctttccaCTGCAGTGAATGTGGCAAATATTTCAGAACCAAAGGAAATCTTGTTActcatcagagaattcacacgGGAGAAAAACCGTACGAGAAGAAACACTTTAACTGTGAGAAGTGTGGGAAGAGTTTTTTTACAACTTCTTCTAATATAAACGCTCACATGAGgacacacactggagaaaaacctttccactgcagtcaatgtgacaaatatttcaGAACCAAAGGAAATCTTGTTGctcatcagagaattcacacgGGAGAAAAACCGCACGCGTGTCCTCACTGTGACAAGAGATTTTACCATTCATCTGATGTTAAGATACACATGCGTTCACACACCGATGAGAGACCGTATGagtgcagtgaatgtggaaaaGCCTTTAGGGATTCAGGTTCTTTAAAGTCGCACCAAACAACTCACTCTGAGGAGAAACtctatcagtgttcacactgtgataaacGCTTCCGTCATAAATCTTATCTGATAACTCATgagagaactcacactggagagaaaccttacgtctgctctcagtgtggaaagagcttctcttattcacaacatttcagagaacatcagagaattcacactggagagaaaccttatcagtgcagtgtttgtggaaagagttttaatcgtaagaacattttaaagaaacacaAGAGAACTCATACAGGAGAAAGACCTTACAAATGCTTTCAGTGTGACAAGACGTTTACTCGATCAGATGTCTTGAAAActcatcagagaattcacacgGGGGAAAGACCGTACGCGTGTCCTCACTGTGACAAGAGATTCAAAGACAAAGCTCATCTGAGGAAACACGTGCGTGTACACACCGATGAGAGACCGTATCagtgcagtgaatgtggaaaaacCTTTAGACAGTCACATGGTCTAAAGTCACATCAAACAACTCACTCTGAGGAGAAACtctatcagtgttcacactgtgataaacGCTTCCGTCAGAAAGCTCATCTGGTGACTCATGAGAGAAATCACACTGGACCCAGCGGGCACCTTGATGTCAAAAGACGTGAAATTGACATCAAAAACTTCACGTCCATTTGA